From Hyphomicrobiales bacterium 4NK60-0047b, one genomic window encodes:
- a CDS encoding YeeE/YedE family protein, whose amino-acid sequence MQTLISLIAGLIFGYGLVLSGMSNPAKVMNFLDITGSFDPSLIFVMLGAVVTTYIGYRLVWRMERPFISGEFQRSLKSEIDGRLIVGPILFGVGWGLIGLCPGPALASLTFGGLSALIFFIALIIGMLVSKLIVRFI is encoded by the coding sequence ATGCAAACACTAATTTCTTTAATTGCGGGTTTGATTTTTGGGTATGGCTTGGTACTTTCTGGCATGAGCAACCCTGCTAAGGTTATGAACTTTCTCGATATAACAGGTTCTTTTGATCCGAGTTTGATTTTTGTGATGCTTGGGGCTGTTGTGACGACATATATAGGCTATCGACTTGTTTGGCGGATGGAGCGTCCTTTTATTTCCGGTGAATTTCAAAGGTCTTTAAAGTCGGAGATAGATGGCCGGTTAATTGTTGGGCCTATTTTATTTGGTGTTGGCTGGGGCTTAATTGGGCTCTGTCCCGGGCCTGCACTGGCGAGTTTAACATTTGGTGGTTTGAGTGCGCTGATCTTTTTTATAGCTCTCATCATTGGAATGCTGGTGTCTAAACTAATTGTGCGCTTTATCTAG
- a CDS encoding YeeE/YedE family protein, producing the protein METEFTPIMSLMGGILIGLSAILMMASSGRITGVSGILGGLFSFAPFTNLWRLAFVVGVILSPFIFRKATGITPEYHVSSDVVILIVGGLLVGLGTVLGSGCTSGHGVCGMARLSKRSFFATALFMLSAIVTVYVMRHVI; encoded by the coding sequence ATGGAAACAGAATTTACACCGATAATGTCCTTGATGGGAGGGATCTTAATCGGGTTATCAGCCATTTTGATGATGGCGAGTAGCGGACGTATCACTGGGGTCTCAGGTATTTTGGGTGGTTTGTTTTCATTTGCCCCTTTCACCAATTTATGGCGTTTGGCTTTTGTTGTTGGTGTAATTTTGTCGCCCTTCATATTCCGCAAAGCGACGGGGATTACCCCTGAGTATCATGTTTCATCAGATGTAGTGATTTTGATTGTGGGGGGATTGCTTGTTGGCCTTGGCACTGTCCTTGGAAGTGGATGCACTTCTGGACATGGTGTTTGCGGGATGGCGCGGCTTTCTAAGCGCTCATTTTTTGCAACAGCTTTGTTTATGCTAAGTGCGATTGTGACGGTTTATGTCATGCGTCATGTGATATAG
- a CDS encoding ATP-dependent RecD-like DNA helicase codes for MKWTPQQDAALKAVDEWLEFGSAPVFRLFGYAGTGKTTLATYIAEHVDGKVLFAAFTGKAALVMRDKGCAGASTIHSLIYRPGEGNSENPDFFMNRDSPVKKADLVIIDECSMVDEELGRDLLSFGTKVLVLGDPAQLPPVKGAGYFTEHEPDYLLTEVHRQARDNPIISLSMDVREGNSLEYGRYGESRIITKDDLDTNEVVEADQILVGINKTRRSFNQRMRQLKDFEGDLPNVDERLICLRNNKSKGLLNGSLWDVTKVSNDVKGRLNMRISPESELMNAKNIRVKVWRHFFEGREQELTWTQRRNLDEFDYGYVLTTHKSQGSQWDNIVLFDESWAFRENARQWLYTAITRAAEQITIVR; via the coding sequence ATGAAATGGACCCCACAACAAGACGCCGCTTTAAAAGCCGTAGACGAATGGCTCGAATTTGGAAGCGCTCCGGTATTTCGCCTCTTTGGCTATGCAGGAACAGGCAAAACAACTTTAGCCACCTACATTGCAGAGCATGTTGACGGAAAAGTTCTTTTTGCCGCCTTTACCGGCAAAGCCGCCCTTGTCATGCGTGACAAAGGCTGTGCAGGCGCCTCCACAATTCACAGTCTTATTTATCGCCCTGGCGAAGGCAACTCAGAAAACCCAGATTTTTTTATGAACCGCGATAGCCCGGTAAAAAAAGCAGATCTCGTCATCATTGATGAATGTTCCATGGTCGATGAAGAATTAGGCCGGGACCTTCTCTCATTCGGCACAAAAGTTCTTGTCCTTGGCGACCCAGCGCAATTACCTCCCGTAAAAGGCGCCGGTTACTTCACAGAGCATGAACCAGATTATTTGCTAACCGAAGTCCACAGACAAGCAAGAGATAACCCCATAATCTCACTATCCATGGATGTAAGAGAAGGCAACTCTCTAGAATATGGGCGCTATGGTGAAAGCCGCATCATCACAAAAGATGATTTAGACACAAATGAAGTAGTTGAAGCAGATCAAATCCTAGTTGGCATCAATAAGACAAGACGAAGTTTTAATCAAAGAATGCGCCAACTCAAAGATTTTGAAGGTGACCTCCCAAATGTGGATGAGCGTCTTATTTGCTTGCGAAACAACAAGTCGAAGGGACTTTTAAACGGCAGCCTATGGGATGTCACTAAAGTTTCAAACGATGTTAAAGGGCGACTAAACATGCGCATTAGCCCTGAATCTGAACTAATGAATGCTAAAAATATCAGAGTAAAAGTTTGGAGACATTTCTTTGAAGGCCGTGAACAAGAGCTAACCTGGACACAAAGACGAAATCTAGATGAGTTTGATTATGGTTATGTTCTTACAACCCATAAATCACAAGGCTCACAATGGGATAATATTGTTCTCTTTGATGAAAGCTGGGCCTTTAGAGAAAACGCCCGTCAATGGCTTTATACGGCAATCACGAGAGCCGCAGAACAGATCACAATTGTTCGATAG
- a CDS encoding helix-turn-helix transcriptional regulator codes for MITHQTIWAAIDGIAERYALSPSGLARAAGLDATTFNKSKRFTASGRERWPNTESIAKVLEATGANFEEFVKLMMDANPQSELFGRSIPLLDMDLAGSPDYFNGQGQPISDEWDEIIFPEVSDDHIFALEVVVDDYEPVYWAGDILIVSPQAEVRRGDRVVVKLIDGEVIAKQLIRKTAKRIELAPLQTSEPDQFIDLKDIEWMFRIVWVRQ; via the coding sequence ATGATTACACACCAAACAATCTGGGCTGCTATTGATGGTATCGCGGAACGTTATGCACTTTCTCCTTCTGGATTGGCTCGTGCGGCTGGGCTTGATGCAACTACTTTTAACAAATCTAAGCGATTTACTGCAAGTGGGCGTGAGCGTTGGCCAAATACTGAAAGTATTGCGAAAGTTTTGGAAGCCACTGGAGCGAATTTTGAAGAGTTTGTAAAGCTTATGATGGATGCAAACCCTCAATCTGAATTATTTGGTCGGTCAATTCCTTTGCTTGATATGGACCTTGCTGGTAGCCCTGATTATTTTAATGGCCAGGGGCAACCCATTTCTGACGAATGGGATGAAATTATCTTTCCTGAAGTGAGTGACGATCATATTTTTGCACTAGAAGTGGTTGTTGATGACTATGAGCCTGTTTACTGGGCTGGGGACATTTTGATTGTAAGTCCACAAGCTGAAGTGAGGCGTGGTGATCGGGTTGTGGTTAAGCTTATTGATGGAGAGGTTATCGCGAAACAATTGATTAGAAAAACAGCTAAAAGGATTGAACTGGCCCCATTGCAAACAAGTGAGCCTGATCAATTTATTGACCTTAAAGATATTGAATGGATGTTTCGTATTGTTTGGGTCCGGCAGTAA
- a CDS encoding DUF952 domain-containing protein, whose amino-acid sequence MTKIYKIMDKTTWNNAKEIGEFKGSEHDQRDGFIHFSTEEQLAGTLAKHYKGQNDLLLLAFSASDFGENLKWEPSRGGSLFPHLYTPLPTTYVLWEKPLEITDDGTHIIPKI is encoded by the coding sequence ATGACAAAGATTTACAAAATTATGGACAAAACAACTTGGAATAATGCCAAAGAAATTGGAGAGTTCAAAGGTTCCGAGCATGACCAAAGAGATGGCTTCATACATTTCTCAACAGAGGAACAATTAGCCGGAACTTTAGCAAAACATTACAAAGGTCAAAACGACCTATTATTATTGGCTTTTTCTGCAAGCGATTTTGGTGAAAATTTAAAATGGGAGCCCTCAAGAGGTGGTTCCCTATTCCCTCATCTCTATACCCCATTGCCAACCACCTATGTTTTGTGGGAAAAGCCATTAGAAATTACTGATGATGGCACTCATATCATTCCAAAAATATAA
- a CDS encoding quinone-dependent dihydroorotate dehydrogenase → MVNLYKLAQPAIFKIDPEKAHELTIKALKTGLAFDRCKHRDKRLEQYLWGLNISNPLGMAPGFDKNAEVANELIDLGFGFVEVGTLTPKPQTGNPKPRIFRLQKDHAVINRLGFNNEGQDAALLKLQGRKMNGIIGVNIGANKESNNRIEDYLKGFHTFQGVADYFTINISSPNTPGLRDLQSPQALDELLGGLMQARTNIIDHGGKMRPIFVKIAPDIEDKDLEPIIYKLLDHKIDAVIISNTTLSRTGLKEQNLKNEAGGLSGRPLFKKSTRMLARAHLISEGALPIIGVGGIEDAETAWQKLEAGANLIQLYSGMIYQGPAIIGNILKGLSQRLDKENLHSLASIRGRTADQWANSKPEQIIH, encoded by the coding sequence GTGGTTAACTTATACAAATTAGCGCAACCGGCAATCTTCAAAATAGATCCTGAAAAAGCGCATGAGTTAACAATAAAAGCTCTAAAAACAGGACTGGCCTTTGACAGATGCAAACATCGAGACAAAAGATTAGAACAATATTTATGGGGTCTAAACATATCCAATCCACTTGGTATGGCCCCAGGATTTGACAAAAACGCTGAAGTTGCCAATGAGCTAATTGATTTAGGCTTTGGGTTTGTTGAAGTCGGCACTCTCACTCCCAAACCTCAAACAGGCAACCCCAAACCTCGAATTTTCAGATTGCAAAAAGATCATGCAGTGATCAATCGCCTTGGCTTTAACAATGAAGGCCAAGACGCCGCCCTCCTCAAGCTCCAGGGTAGAAAAATGAACGGCATCATTGGCGTAAATATCGGTGCCAATAAAGAAAGTAACAATCGAATTGAAGATTACTTAAAAGGCTTTCACACTTTCCAAGGTGTCGCTGATTATTTTACCATCAATATCTCATCGCCAAACACACCAGGACTTCGCGACCTACAAAGCCCCCAAGCCCTAGACGAACTGTTAGGCGGTCTCATGCAAGCACGTACAAACATCATTGATCATGGTGGAAAGATGCGCCCAATTTTTGTAAAAATCGCCCCGGATATAGAAGATAAAGACCTGGAACCGATCATCTATAAATTACTCGATCATAAAATAGATGCGGTTATTATCTCAAACACAACCCTCTCAAGAACAGGCCTAAAAGAACAAAACTTAAAAAACGAAGCAGGTGGTCTGTCAGGTCGGCCCTTATTCAAAAAATCAACCCGTATGCTAGCCAGAGCTCACCTCATCTCGGAAGGGGCTTTACCAATAATCGGCGTCGGCGGCATTGAGGATGCAGAAACCGCATGGCAAAAACTTGAAGCAGGTGCCAATCTTATTCAACTCTACAGCGGGATGATCTACCAAGGCCCTGCCATAATAGGCAATATTCTAAAAGGTCTCAGTCAAAGGCTGGATAAAGAAAACCTTCATTCATTAGCAAGCATTCGCGGCCGCACAGCCGACCAATGGGCTAATAGCAAGCCAGAGCAAATAATCCATTGA
- the arsC gene encoding arsenate reductase (glutaredoxin) yields the protein MTVQIYHNPRCSKSKQALSYLEKKGISPEIILYLETPPTADELGLTLLKLDLNPRDIMRTNEKLYKELELHDPSLSDEALITVLCAHPILIERPIVINGDHAKLARPADLIEEIL from the coding sequence ATGACCGTACAAATTTATCACAATCCGCGCTGCTCAAAATCAAAACAAGCTCTGTCTTATTTAGAGAAAAAAGGTATCTCTCCAGAAATCATCCTCTATTTAGAAACCCCGCCAACCGCTGATGAACTAGGATTAACCCTGTTAAAATTAGATTTAAACCCTCGCGATATCATGCGCACAAACGAAAAGCTTTACAAAGAACTTGAGCTACACGACCCATCTCTTTCAGATGAAGCATTAATCACAGTGCTATGCGCTCATCCAATTCTAATCGAGCGCCCGATTGTTATAAATGGCGACCATGCTAAACTTGCACGCCCTGCTGATTTAATAGAAGAAATTTTATAA
- a CDS encoding DUF6460 domain-containing protein has translation MKVGFMEKFFGGPVLYVILRLALISLVLGVVLAAFNLDAFALVHKLRELIRYAYDLGFDAFIWIGDYFLLGAVIVFPIWLVLRLFATMKPNGREESKKD, from the coding sequence ATGAAAGTTGGATTTATGGAAAAGTTTTTTGGCGGGCCCGTCTTATATGTGATTTTGCGTCTTGCGCTTATCTCGCTGGTATTGGGGGTTGTTTTAGCCGCTTTCAATTTAGATGCTTTTGCCTTGGTGCATAAGCTTCGCGAGCTTATTCGTTATGCGTATGATTTAGGCTTTGATGCGTTTATTTGGATTGGTGATTATTTTTTACTGGGGGCTGTTATTGTTTTTCCTATTTGGTTGGTGTTGCGTTTGTTTGCAACTATGAAACCAAATGGAAGAGAGGAATCTAAGAAGGATTAG
- the pdeM gene encoding ligase-associated DNA damage response endonuclease PdeM, with protein sequence METPLLQQVIHTEEHIHLCGKDFYAHPTGALIWPAEETLVVADTYLRSGYVLNALMAGANKSFATSIIKSIEGLISTHNIKQVIALGRVFRRLDDTYHLDTEDLTRLYAIQKKVDWIWVAGPMARQLPNLVGGIRAAHFSHADMHFCATPKRSDTTNEIAAGMYPMARTEPIKFNPITNEELEGEGTKPCFVSNGNRLLMPAFGGKLGAKNILGDEFLPLFGYDDLLIQVVDSYKTYPVPHHALLAG encoded by the coding sequence ATGGAGACACCCTTACTCCAGCAAGTCATTCATACAGAAGAACATATCCATCTTTGCGGAAAAGACTTTTATGCCCACCCTACCGGCGCCCTCATTTGGCCTGCCGAGGAAACTTTGGTGGTCGCAGACACATATCTAAGAAGCGGTTACGTGCTCAATGCTTTAATGGCTGGCGCAAATAAATCTTTTGCAACAAGCATCATAAAATCAATTGAAGGCTTGATAAGCACCCACAATATCAAGCAAGTGATAGCTCTTGGCCGCGTATTTCGCAGGTTAGACGACACCTATCACCTGGACACCGAGGATTTAACGCGCCTTTATGCAATTCAGAAAAAAGTAGATTGGATCTGGGTCGCAGGCCCCATGGCTCGCCAATTGCCAAATCTTGTAGGCGGCATTAGAGCTGCACATTTCTCACACGCTGATATGCACTTTTGCGCAACCCCAAAGCGATCAGATACAACAAATGAAATCGCAGCCGGCATGTACCCGATGGCACGAACAGAGCCCATAAAGTTCAACCCCATCACAAATGAAGAGCTTGAGGGGGAAGGCACAAAACCATGTTTTGTCTCAAACGGAAATCGGTTACTAATGCCAGCCTTCGGTGGAAAATTAGGCGCGAAAAACATCCTCGGCGATGAGTTTTTACCGCTTTTTGGTTATGACGACCTTCTCATCCAAGTGGTGGACAGCTACAAAACCTACCCCGTCCCCCACCATGCCTTACTTGCTGGCTAA
- a CDS encoding ubiquinone biosynthesis hydroxylase, giving the protein MNKGDQKFDVVTVGGGLVGAVGALCFDKFSGSNFRQALIERFTLEDYSEFEKNPQQKPSGRAYALSESSRAILEVLGLWDEMEPFAQPIQEVDISDSDLDSPFRPVFLNFSGEIALGKVGAYIIEHEPLAAPIYKALQDASSLEVFEGCQLKTFDQKPDHIQLHLDDGVSLSASLCIGADGRGSKVRSLAEIKTITSDYDQDGIVVTVDLSQPHNGKAVQHFLPSGPFAILPLPGDQASLVWTEERCKAAGMCALSDEDFIAEVNLRFSPKLGTAELAGPRQHFPLSLVLARSFIAERVVLIGDAAHGVHPLAGQGMNLGLRDVAALVEVIVETRRLGLDIGGKVALERYQQWRRFDGVASALAMDGLKRLFSNDQAVLRELRGFGLRLVDRLPPLKEFFVKEAAGVNGDVPLLMQGKSL; this is encoded by the coding sequence ATGAATAAAGGTGATCAAAAATTTGATGTTGTAACCGTTGGCGGGGGACTTGTTGGGGCTGTTGGGGCATTATGTTTTGACAAATTCTCTGGCTCAAACTTTCGCCAAGCCTTGATCGAACGTTTCACACTTGAAGATTATTCAGAGTTTGAGAAAAACCCTCAACAGAAACCATCTGGTCGGGCCTATGCTCTTTCGGAAAGTTCGCGTGCTATTTTGGAGGTTCTTGGGCTTTGGGATGAAATGGAGCCCTTTGCTCAGCCTATTCAGGAAGTTGATATTTCTGATAGTGATCTCGATAGCCCGTTTCGGCCTGTGTTCCTCAATTTCAGTGGCGAAATTGCACTGGGTAAAGTTGGTGCTTATATCATTGAACATGAGCCGCTAGCGGCTCCTATTTACAAAGCTTTGCAAGATGCATCTTCGCTTGAGGTGTTTGAGGGTTGTCAGCTAAAAACTTTTGATCAAAAACCTGATCATATTCAACTTCATCTCGATGATGGGGTATCTCTTTCTGCCTCTTTATGTATTGGTGCTGATGGGCGCGGATCTAAGGTGAGATCATTGGCCGAGATAAAGACAATTACATCAGATTATGATCAAGATGGGATTGTTGTCACTGTTGATTTAAGTCAACCTCATAATGGCAAAGCTGTTCAACATTTTCTGCCTTCTGGTCCATTTGCTATTTTACCACTTCCCGGAGATCAGGCGTCTTTGGTTTGGACGGAAGAGCGTTGCAAAGCAGCCGGCATGTGCGCCCTTTCTGATGAAGACTTTATCGCTGAAGTGAATTTAAGGTTTTCACCAAAGCTTGGCACTGCTGAGTTAGCAGGCCCGCGTCAACATTTTCCTTTATCTCTTGTGCTTGCTCGCTCATTTATTGCGGAACGTGTGGTGCTTATTGGTGATGCGGCGCATGGCGTGCACCCTCTTGCTGGGCAGGGAATGAACCTTGGGCTGCGGGATGTGGCAGCGTTGGTTGAGGTTATCGTTGAAACAAGACGCCTTGGTCTCGATATTGGTGGGAAAGTGGCTTTGGAGCGTTATCAGCAGTGGAGACGATTTGATGGGGTTGCGTCTGCTTTAGCCATGGATGGGTTAAAGCGCTTGTTTTCAAATGATCAGGCAGTGCTGCGTGAACTGCGCGGGTTTGGTCTTCGGCTTGTTGATCGGTTGCCGCCTTTGAAAGAATTTTTCGTAAAAGAAGCGGCCGGTGTTAATGGGGATGTACCATTGTTAATGCAAGGGAAGAGTTTGTAA
- the tesB gene encoding acyl-CoA thioesterase II, which translates to MTDPKNLLETTLNLKEIAPYEYKAPSHNPGWNRIYGGQVISQAMLAGSLTVEDKLCHSVHAYFMRPGNPDKSVVYKVNPIRNGRSFATRTIEAFQGEEAILTMSASYHKDEPGFDHADQMGNAPDPEDLPSIKTILDHYGDKIPETVRTYFKRDRPFELRPTNVERYLDPKPEQPEQSFWIRALMPLDERPTLQQAALAYASDFTLLDTALKAHGKLLFDPKIMVASLDHAIWFHRPFKINEWLLYKQTSSNANGARALCQGQFFDQNGTLIASTAQEGLTRPID; encoded by the coding sequence ATGACCGACCCGAAAAACCTACTAGAAACAACCCTGAATCTAAAAGAAATCGCCCCATATGAATACAAAGCCCCTTCACATAACCCGGGTTGGAATAGAATTTATGGTGGGCAAGTCATTTCACAAGCTATGCTAGCAGGCTCTCTCACGGTTGAAGACAAACTCTGTCATTCTGTACATGCCTATTTTATGCGCCCCGGCAATCCGGATAAATCTGTTGTCTATAAAGTGAACCCCATTAGAAATGGTCGCAGCTTTGCAACTCGCACCATAGAAGCTTTTCAAGGAGAAGAAGCCATTTTAACCATGTCCGCGTCATATCATAAAGATGAACCGGGCTTTGATCACGCAGATCAAATGGGAAATGCCCCTGACCCGGAAGACCTCCCCTCAATAAAAACCATTTTAGACCATTATGGCGACAAAATACCTGAAACAGTACGCACCTATTTTAAAAGAGATCGCCCCTTTGAACTGCGCCCAACAAATGTAGAAAGATATCTCGATCCAAAACCGGAACAACCAGAACAATCCTTCTGGATACGCGCACTCATGCCGCTAGATGAACGGCCAACTCTACAACAAGCAGCTCTTGCCTACGCAAGTGATTTCACACTTCTAGACACTGCTTTAAAGGCGCACGGGAAATTACTGTTCGACCCTAAAATCATGGTTGCTAGCCTGGACCATGCAATCTGGTTTCACCGCCCCTTCAAAATAAACGAATGGTTGCTTTATAAACAAACATCAAGCAATGCAAACGGTGCTCGCGCCCTTTGTCAGGGACAATTTTTCGATCAAAACGGCACCCTCATTGCTTCAACGGCTCAAGAAGGACTAACACGCCCAATCGACTAA
- a CDS encoding P-II family nitrogen regulator → MKLITAIIKPHKLDTVREALSAIEVTGLTVTEVKGYGRQRGQSEIYRGAEYSVNFVPKLKLEIAVEAARVEPIIEAVKTAAGSGEIGDGKIFVTSLEQAVRIRTGETNENAL, encoded by the coding sequence ATGAAACTCATCACAGCAATAATCAAACCTCACAAACTAGATACTGTTCGTGAAGCCTTAAGTGCCATTGAGGTTACAGGTCTCACAGTAACTGAGGTTAAAGGTTACGGCCGCCAACGTGGTCAAAGTGAAATTTATCGTGGCGCTGAATACAGCGTTAACTTTGTTCCAAAACTCAAACTAGAAATTGCCGTTGAAGCAGCACGGGTTGAACCAATCATTGAAGCGGTCAAAACAGCTGCTGGTTCTGGCGAAATCGGTGATGGAAAAATCTTCGTAACGTCGCTCGAACAAGCCGTGCGTATCCGCACAGGTGAAACGAACGAAAACGCGCTTTAA
- the amt gene encoding ammonium transporter: protein MSQVKKLLALGLAIATVAIATPALAEEAAKAAPKADPAFLFNTLLFLIGGILVVWMAAGFAMLEAGMVQTKNVSMQCTKNIALYAIAGLVFWLVGYNVMYEGVDGGYIGSFLPKDIPVPDKDSGDYATSSDWFFQMAFCATAASIVSGTLAERIKLWPFLIFVAILCGIIYPIVGAWTWGAGFLNKMGFLDFAGSSIVHSTGGWAALAGALILGARRAKFHDGIITPLPGSNMPLATLGTFILWLGWFGFNGASQLAFATNIDASAVSNIFVNTNLAAAAGVLVAIVLSQLLYGKVDLTFALNGALAGLVAITAEPLTPSPTMAIAIGAIGGAIVVFTVPLLDKLRIDDVVGAIPVHLFAGIWGTMAVPLTNTDASFATQAIGVGAIGAMVFTVSLVLWVILKFTIGIRCTPEQEQKGLDITEIGLEAYPEFK, encoded by the coding sequence ATGTCACAGGTAAAAAAACTATTAGCTCTGGGGTTAGCTATTGCGACAGTCGCTATAGCTACTCCAGCATTGGCAGAGGAAGCAGCAAAAGCGGCTCCAAAAGCTGATCCAGCATTTCTTTTTAACACTCTTTTATTTCTAATTGGCGGCATCCTCGTTGTATGGATGGCGGCCGGTTTTGCAATGCTGGAAGCCGGCATGGTTCAAACCAAAAACGTTTCCATGCAATGCACTAAAAACATCGCACTTTATGCTATTGCCGGCCTCGTCTTCTGGCTTGTTGGCTACAACGTCATGTATGAAGGTGTTGATGGTGGCTACATCGGCTCATTCCTTCCAAAAGACATTCCTGTCCCAGACAAAGATTCAGGCGACTACGCAACGTCATCTGACTGGTTCTTCCAAATGGCATTCTGTGCAACAGCTGCGTCTATCGTTTCTGGCACATTAGCTGAGCGCATCAAGCTTTGGCCTTTCCTAATTTTCGTAGCAATCCTTTGCGGCATCATCTACCCAATCGTTGGCGCATGGACTTGGGGCGCAGGCTTCTTGAACAAAATGGGTTTCCTAGATTTTGCTGGTTCTTCAATCGTTCACTCAACAGGCGGTTGGGCCGCGCTAGCTGGTGCTCTCATTCTCGGTGCTCGTCGTGCTAAGTTCCATGATGGCATCATCACACCATTACCAGGCTCAAACATGCCGCTAGCTACATTAGGTACATTCATCCTATGGCTCGGTTGGTTCGGCTTTAATGGCGCATCACAACTAGCTTTCGCAACAAATATTGATGCATCTGCAGTTTCAAACATCTTTGTAAATACAAACTTAGCTGCTGCTGCTGGTGTCCTAGTTGCCATCGTCTTATCACAACTTCTATATGGCAAAGTAGACCTAACATTCGCGCTAAACGGCGCACTAGCCGGTCTTGTAGCTATTACAGCAGAACCTCTAACACCATCTCCAACAATGGCAATCGCAATTGGTGCAATTGGTGGTGCAATCGTAGTCTTCACTGTTCCACTTCTTGATAAACTAAGAATTGATGACGTGGTTGGCGCGATCCCTGTTCACCTATTTGCAGGTATCTGGGGCACAATGGCTGTTCCACTAACAAACACTGACGCAAGCTTTGCAACACAGGCAATCGGTGTTGGCGCAATTGGCGCAATGGTGTTCACAGTCAGCCTAGTACTTTGGGTAATCCTGAAGTTCACAATCGGCATTCGCTGCACACCAGAACAAGAGCAAAAAGGTCTCGATATCACAGAAATCGGCCTGGAAGCCTATCCAGAATTCAAATAA
- a CDS encoding ammonium transporter: MNNLSTGGDLFFVLMGAILVFAMHAGFAFLEVGTVRHKNQVNALVKILVDFALSTIAYFFIGYFIAYGTHFLVDATVLSGTAEGSSFEPQGLTLVKFFFLATFAAAIPAIISGGIAERAKFLPQCLATLALVSLIYPFFEGMIWNGNFGLNDWMEANLGAPFHDFAGSIVVHGVGGWIALAAVILLGAREGRYSKTGQTIGIPPSSIPWLALGSWLLCVGWFGFNVMTAGSLKAASGLVAMNSLMAMVGGIIAALLAGRNDPGFVHNGALAGLVAVCAGSDIMHPVGSLVTGAVAGGLFVIMFGYCQNKLKIDDVLGVWPLHGLCGLWGGIAAGIFGLTSLGGLGGVTFLSQLFGSLLGCAYAFIAGLIVYGILKAVTGIRLTKEEEIKGADLAIHKISANPEQEFVGGR, translated from the coding sequence ATGAACAATTTATCAACAGGTGGCGATTTATTCTTCGTCCTAATGGGGGCAATACTTGTTTTTGCCATGCACGCAGGTTTTGCATTCCTGGAAGTAGGAACAGTGCGTCACAAAAATCAGGTCAATGCTTTGGTCAAAATCCTGGTTGATTTTGCCCTTTCAACAATAGCCTATTTTTTCATTGGCTATTTCATTGCCTACGGCACACACTTCCTAGTAGATGCAACAGTCCTATCAGGAACAGCCGAAGGGTCTTCGTTTGAACCACAAGGGCTCACCCTTGTTAAATTTTTCTTCCTGGCAACATTTGCAGCAGCTATCCCAGCCATTATTTCAGGCGGCATCGCTGAACGAGCAAAGTTCTTACCACAATGCCTAGCAACCCTTGCCCTTGTCTCCCTCATCTATCCTTTCTTTGAAGGTATGATCTGGAATGGCAATTTTGGTTTAAACGACTGGATGGAAGCAAACCTAGGCGCTCCATTCCATGACTTTGCTGGCTCAATTGTCGTGCATGGGGTCGGTGGCTGGATTGCCCTAGCAGCAGTTATCTTGCTTGGCGCCAGAGAAGGCCGCTATTCAAAAACTGGCCAAACAATCGGCATCCCACCTTCATCTATCCCATGGTTAGCACTTGGTTCTTGGCTTCTGTGCGTAGGCTGGTTTGGCTTTAACGTGATGACCGCTGGTTCATTAAAAGCGGCTTCCGGTCTCGTTGCTATGAACTCTCTCATGGCTATGGTTGGCGGCATCATCGCTGCATTACTAGCTGGCCGCAATGACCCTGGCTTCGTACATAATGGCGCACTTGCAGGTCTCGTTGCTGTTTGTGCTGGTTCAGACATCATGCACCCGGTAGGTAGCCTCGTCACAGGTGCCGTAGCTGGTGGGCTATTTGTCATCATGTTTGGATATTGCCAAAACAAATTAAAAATCGACGACGTCCTCGGCGTTTGGCCTCTTCACGGCCTATGCGGTCTTTGGGGCGGTATCGCAGCTGGTATCTTCGGCTTAACCTCTCTTGGCGGCCTTGGCGGCGTGACATTCTTGAGCCAACTATTTGGAAGCTTACTTGGTTGTGCCTACGCATTCATTGCTGGCTTAATTGTTTATGGCATCTTAAAAGCCGTAACGGGCATTCGCCTCACCAAAGAAGAAGAAATCAAAGGTGCTGACTTAGCTATTCATAAAATCAGCGCAAACCCAGAACAAGAATTTGTTGGTGGTCGCTAA